A region from the Hippoglossus hippoglossus isolate fHipHip1 chromosome 16, fHipHip1.pri, whole genome shotgun sequence genome encodes:
- the LOC117776935 gene encoding IgGFc-binding protein-like, protein MQNGNDCIKPEQCGCFYHGHDYEIGEILWSEGCSEKCNCSANSTVRCEPASCPEGESCTLNNTWGCARKAIHAKVGQDNITIYRGEKGYVWINVLSCPSGTSYNTSSASVHLCLGWKNNTVEMPPNTGEKCLCDAGLVHSGSLCVYPENCGCLHNGEYLRAGQEVSTCRQSCLCHAGGNMTCHNVSCGEDEECKLIRGVQGCHPKPKVAHCSVDCSKYTTFDGQAFEFQGSCNYTLVQICSLKNLDVEPVVITAHGNHLEGRQINLQVNTMYFEASTVFPGKIQVNGVYENLPFIQNNVTVRQRNGWIIIKTPQSVKLISDLRGHIQVKIPAIYHQSTCGLCGNYNDNPLDDLQLPNGTVISDPDIFGPSWKLSNESSCSDTCNSSCQLCQTPMPEYSSDLYCGLLTHPRGPFSSCHHLVDPQNYYSLCMKILCLAKGQHRALCETLWVYDAACKEAGWMTDLWTNTTGCAYQCPQFSHYSQCANVCSSLCPEISVAVQCPRDCEEGCMCDTHHFFDVYQLSSVAVSRTEQGLRPLRANFSKTALLTAPAGLLSSVRNTPVLHCTVVQFSMESWDATRMRRSQIPVRGKCDETEKCSLSEGVPVCKSHQGLCWSWGGQHYHTFDGLSYDFEGTCTYVFTASKRYVLP, encoded by the exons ATGCAGAATGGAAATGACTGCATCAAACCTGAGCAATGTGGCTGTTTCTATCATGGGCACGACTATGAG ATTGGGGAGATATTATGGTCTGAGGGATGCTCCGAGAAGTGTAACTGCTCTGCCAATTCGACCGTGCGCTGTGAGCCAGCCTCTTGCCCCGAGGGAGAGAGCTGCACCCTTAACAATACCTGGGGTTGTGCAAGGAAAG CTATTCATGCCAAAGTGGGTCAAGACAATATTACTATCTACAGAGGGGAAAAAGGCTATGTTTGG ATAAATG TCCTGTCCTGTCCCTCCGGTACCAGTTACAACACAAGCTCTGCCTCTGTTCACCTCTGCCTCGGCTGGAAGAATAACACGGTAGAGATGCCTCCCAACACTGGGGAGAAATGTCTCTGTGATGCAGGGTTAGTTCACAGTGGCAGCCTGTGTGTCTACCCAGAAAACTGTGGCTGCCTTCACAATGGAGAGTACCTCAGGGCAGGACAAGAGGTGTCTACATGCAGACAAAGCTGTTTATGTCATGCTGGGGGAAACATGACTTGTCATAATGTCTCCtgtggagaggatgaagagtgTAAGCTTATTAGGGGAGTTCAAGGTTGCCACCCCAAACCCAAAGTGGCGCACTGCTCTGTTGACTGCTCCAAATACACCACGTTTGATGGACAGGCATTTGAATTTCAGGGTTCATGTAACTACACTCTGGTGCAGATATGCTCTCTAAAGAACCTGGATGTGGAGCCTGTTGTTATCACTGCACATGGCAACCACCTTGAAGGCAGGCAGATCAATCTGCAAGTCAATACAATGTATTTTGAGGCCTCAACAGTTTTTCCTGGAAAGATTCAG GTAAACGGAGTGTATGAGAATCTGCCATTCATCCAGAACAATGTCACTGTACGTCAGAGGAATGGTTGGATCATCATCAAGACCCCACAGTCAGTCAAGCTTATTTCAGACCTACGAGGCCACATTCAGGTCAAGATCCCTGCCATTTACCACCAGTCTACCTGTGGTCTTTGTGGAAACTACAATGATAATCCCTTAGATGACCTGCAGCTGCCCAATGGCACTGTGATCTCAGATCCTGACATTTTTGGGCCATCTTGGAAGTTGTCTAATGAATCCTCCTGCAGCGACACATGTAACAGCAGCTGTCAACTCTGCCAGACCCCTATGCCAGAGTATAGCTCTGACCTGTACTGTGGCCTCCTCACCCACCCAAGGGGACCATTCTCCTCTTGTCACCATTTAGTGGATCCACAGAATTACTACTCACTCTGCATGAAGATACTTTGTCTTGCGAAGGGGCAGCACAGGGCCCTGTGTGAGACACTGTGGGTTTATGATGCAGCATGTAAGGAAGCAGGATGGATGACTGACCTCTGGACAAACACTACAGGCTGTG cttaTCAATGTCCTCAGTTCAGCCACTACAGCCAATGTGCCAATGTTTGCTCCTCATTGTGCCCTGAGATTAGCGTGGCAGTGCAGTGCCCCAGAGACTGTGAGGAAGGTTGCATGTGTGACACTCATCACTTTTTTGATGTGTACCAGCTGAGCAGTGTGGCTGTGTCCAGAACGGAACAAGGTTTAAG GCCTCTGAGAGCAAACTTCTCCAAAACTGCACTGTTAACTGCACCTGCGGGCCTCCTCTCGTCTGTGAGAAATACTCCTGTCCTCCACTGCACAGTTGTACAGTTCTCGATGGAATCATGGGATGCCACAAGAATG CGCAGATCCCAGATCCCTGTGAGGggaaaatgtgatgaaacagAGAAATGCTCCCTGAGCGAGGGCGTGCCTGTGTGTAAGAGCCATCAGGGTCTGTGTTGGTCCTGGGGAGGGCAGCACTACCACACCTTCGATGGGCTCAGCTATGACTTCGAGGGCACCTGCACCTATGTGTTCACAGCCAGCAAAAG GTATGTCCTGCCCTAA
- the LOC117776936 gene encoding IgGFc-binding protein-like, producing the protein MTSCLLLEAYSAACHAKGIPVDPWRENTLCSLQCPDSSRPGVCVDSGSNSCPALLQPGSSAVCSEGCQCSDGNVFDGNKWVPYSGCVHQDVYIKVDERLYTEDCTQICWCHTLGGVICEPAGCNPGQQCALRDGFWGCHDRPEVCKLWDSLSITTLGGQQLNLEPGLSYSVMSLCDEASAQWFSLISYRGQCDGSSSRLVTVFQILLRGLSVAIQEGLVKVNGHSLTLRHRGCPCLLV; encoded by the exons ATGACCTCCTGTCTGTTGCTGGAAGCATATTCTGCAGCCTGCCATGCTAAAGGAATACCAGTGGACCCATGGAGAGAGAACACGCTTTGCT CTCTCCAGTGTCCTGACAGCAGCAGaccaggagtgtgtgtggactcTGGCTCCAATTCATGCCCTGCTCTGCTCCAGCCTGGTTCTTCAGCAGTCTGTTCTGAGGGCTGTCAGTGCAGCGatggaaatgtgtttgatgGCAACAAGTGGGTACCTTACAGTGGGTGTGTTCACCAAGATGTATATATCAAG GTGGATGAGAGGCTGTACACGGAGGACTGCACACAGATATGCTGGTGTCACACTTTGGGTGGGGTAATATGTGAGCCAGCAGGCTGCAACCCGGGGCAGCAGTGTGCTCTGAGGGACGGCTTTTGGGGCTGTCATGATAGACCTGAAGTCTGTAAACTCTGGGACAGTCTCAGCATCACCACACTAGGCGGACAGCAGCTGAACTTGGAACCCGGGTTATCTTacagtgtgatgtcactgtgcGATGAGGCCAGTGCTCAGTGGTTCAGTCTGATCTCTTATCGTGGACAATGTGATGGCAGCTCTTCCAGGCTTGTCACTGTGTTTCAGATCCTCCTGCGTGGATTGTCAGTTGCCATACAGGAAGGACTAGTGAAG GTAAACGGACACTCCCTTACACTTCGTCATCGGGGGTGTCCCTGTCTTCTGGTGTGA